From one Dysidea avara chromosome 9, odDysAvar1.4, whole genome shotgun sequence genomic stretch:
- the LOC136265509 gene encoding ciliary microtubule inner protein 2B-like, which translates to MEKPRKSFLMTPDPYHTPGYAGYVPQFKYRIGNTFGRHTHDLLCDDTVRKSVKPVLSDTWPPRHLQSHQPPDGFAEASALLQSNRSWGDQKYTLQMMPGYTGFIPKGQNYFGDRYAESSRYAISSFENDQQLYQSKINELQTLSRHQTNDSDRQNFTTAQNTTPLIPIANKAAPFLPAYAKKHSVSPFALPHGHPNKYFMSGYMGFVPRSEKYFGQGYPINTKRALIEFAEDGMRMQETQQKSFTLEPPEREKTAPMDQYAIYPKSTGLIPHYTGHIPGQKFKFAKTFGSSTRDAMPEIVN; encoded by the exons ATGGAGAAGCCAAGAAAATCGTTTTTAATGACGCCCGATCCCTACCACACCCCAGG GTACGCTGGTTATGTTCCACAGTTCAAATATCGCATTGGTAACACGTTTGGTCGTCATACACACGACCTGCTCTGTGACGACACAGTCCGAAAATCTGTTAAACCTGTGTTAAGTGATACGTGGCCACCAAGACATCTGCAATCTCACCAGCCACCAGATGGATTCGCAGAAGCCAGTGCTTTGCTGCAAAGCAATCGTAGCTGGGGAGACCAAAAGTACACACTTCAGATGATGCCTGGATACACAG GTTTCATTCCTAAAGGACAAAATTATTTTGGAGACAGATATGCTGAGTCATCAAGATACGCAATTAGTAGTTTTGAAAATGATCAACAATTGTATCAATCAAAGATCAACGAATTGCAGACTCTGTCACGTCATCAGACAAATGATTCTGATAGGCAAAATTTCACCACAGCCCAAAACACAACACCCTTGATACCAATTGCTAATAAGGCAGCACCATTCCTACCTGCCTATGCCAAAAAGCACTCAGTATCACCGTTTGCACTGCCTCATGGGCACCCTAACAAATATTTCATGTCAGGGTATATGGGATTTGTGCCTAGATCAGAGAAATACTTTGGGCAAGGATATCCTATCAATACAAAGAGAGCCCTTATTGAATTTGCTGAAGATGGGATGCGTATGCAAGAAACACAGCAGAAATCATTCACCCTGGAACCTCCTGAAAGAGAGAAAACAGCACCGATGGATCAGTATGCAATATATCCCAAAAGTACTGGACTGATACCACATTACACTGGACACATACCAG GACAAAAGTTCAAGTTTGCTAAGACATTTGGCTCTAGTACAAGGGATGCCATGCCAGAGATTGTGAATTAA
- the LOC136265508 gene encoding endoplasmic reticulum mannosyl-oligosaccharide 1,2-alpha-mannosidase-like: MLGCLKRHVLFRLFIMFISLFVVSLVVVWHSTPVADASMVGEPHGISQETIDELTTLREKVKNLELKYNALKQETLLKKPEVIEKHTSLISKLQNETPEVLPPNKVVSDMDLNQPDTNVVDDSHTLQDQEKDVGITVSNTKFKRGPPLKLQHTERQKAVVAAFKHAWKGYKDYAWGYDELKPLSKRESTWFNLGLTLVDSLDTMWLMGLETEFKEARDWVAKDLIIEQDRDVNLFETTIRVLGGLLSAYHLTEDQVFLDKAKLLGDRLLPAFQSQSGVPFSDVNPRTGRAHPPRWGSDSSVSEVTTIQLEFRDLTHITGDAKYQETVDKVLKKVQEQPKTDNLVPLYINAQSGRLRPGVLTFGARADSYYEYLLKQWLQSGKKENKFRDWYLSSMDGMKRHLLRQSEPSKLSFVGEEVNGRFNPKMDHLVCYLAGTLAIGAHNGAPEDHLKIAKDLAYTCYQMYERMATGLSPEIVYFNMIPGLGGQDITVKPADTHNLLRPETVESLFILNCLTNDSIYKEWGWNIFEAFEKYTKVSYGGYSSIGNVQDTSNTRMRDKMESFFLGETLKYLFLLFSDDCSILPLDQWVFNTEAHPLPIWTTK, translated from the exons ATGCTTGGTTGTCTTAAGAGACACGTGCTATTCAGACTATTTATAATGTTTATATCTTTATTTGTGGTCTCCCTTGTGGTAGTCTGGCATAGTACACCAGTTGCTGATGCCAGTATGGTAGGTGAACCACATGGTATTAGCCAAGAGACTATTGATGAGTTGACTACACTCAGAGAAAAAGTGAAAAACTTGGAGTTGAAGTACAATGCTCTTAAACAAGAAACACTACTAAAGAAGCCAGAAGTGATAGAGAAACACACTAGCCTCATCAGTAAATTGCAGAATGAAACACCTGAGGTTTTGCCACCCAATAAGGTGGTGTCTGATATGGATTTAAATCAGCCAGATACAAACGTTGTAGATGATTCACACACTCTACAAGATCAAGAAAAAGATGTTGGAATTACTGTGTCAAATACTAAATTTAAAAGAGGTCCACCACTAAAACTACAGCACACAGAACGCCAGAAGGCAGTTGTTGCAGCTTTTAAACATGCTTGGAAGGGATATAAAGATTATGCTTGGGGTTATGATGAATTGAAACCATTGAGTAAGAGAGAAAGTACTTGGTTCAATCTTGGACTAACGTTAGTTGATTCTTTGGATACAATGTGGCTGATGGGTTTAGAGACAGAGTTTAAAGAGGCCAGAGACTGGGTAGCCAAGGATTTAATCATAGAACAAGATCGTGATGTGAACCTTTTTGAGACCACCATCCGAGTACTGGGTGGATTACTAAGTGCTTATCACTTAACAGAAGATCAAGTCTTCTTGGATAAAGCT AAGCTACTTGGTGATCGTCTCCTTCCTGCATTTCAGTCTCAATCAGGTGTACCTTTCTCTGATGTCAATCCTCGCACTGGAAGAGCTCATCCGCCACGGTGGGGCTCAGATAGTTCAGTCTCTGAAGTGACCACTATACAACTAGAATTTCGTGACCTAACTCATATCACTGGAGATGCCAAATATCAA GAAACTGTGGATAAGGTGTTGAAAAAAGTACAAGAACAGCCCAAGACAGACAATCTGGTACCACTCTATATTAATGCACAGTCTGGACGTTTGAGGCCAGGAGTTCTAACATTTGGTGCTAGGGCTGATAGTTATTATGAGTACCTTCTGAAGCAATGGCTACAGTCAGGAAAGAAGGAAAACAA ATTCCGTGACTGGTATTTGTCATCTATGGATGGAATGAAAAGACACCTGCTCCGCCAATCTGAACCAAGCAAGCTTAGTTTTGTTGGAGAAGAAGTAAATGGACGTTTTAATCCAAAAATG GATCACTTAGTATGTTACCTTGCTGGTACTTTGGCAATAGGAGCTCACAATGGGGCACCTGAAGACCATCTTAAGATAGCCAAGGACTTGGCCTATACTTGTTATCAGATGTACGAACGAATGGCAACTGGTTTGAGCCCAGAAATAGTCTACTTTAACATGATCCCTGGCTTAGGTGGTCAAGATATAACTGTTAAG CCAGCAGATACTCATAATTTACTACGACCAGAGACAGTAGAGTCACTATTTATTTTGAACTGCTTAACCAATGATTCCATCTACAAGGAATGGGGTTGGAATATATTTGAAGCATTTGAAAAATATACCAAGGTGTCTTATGGAGGCTATTCTTCCATAGGAAATGTTCAGGACACTTCTAACACACGAATGAGAGACAAAATGGAAAGCTTCTTCTTAGGTGaaactttaaaatatttatttcTACTTTTTtcagatgactgctctattttacCTTTGGATCAATGGGTGTTCAATACTGAAGCACATCCATTACCCATTTGGACTACTAAATGA